The following are encoded together in the bacterium genome:
- a CDS encoding alpha/beta hydrolase fold domain-containing protein, giving the protein MASAELQMVIDLLRGQPIPRDASFVEQRAAMENLTALAPPPEGVTCTPCEVGGRPAEWVGAAGADPQRALLYLHGGGYCIGSINSHRLLAADLSRAAGVRALLLDYRLAPEHPFPAAVEDAVAAYRFLLDAGFDRRRLAIAGDSAGGGLAAATLLALRDRDVPLPAAAALLSPWLDLSQSGESMTSRAALDPMVQRDGLQRMADAYLAGADPRTPLASPLFADLRHLPPLLLHVGGAETLLDDARRFAARASAAGVDATLEVWDDMIHVWHAFGLLPEARAAQARIGEFLRRHLG; this is encoded by the coding sequence ATGGCGAGCGCCGAGCTGCAGATGGTGATCGATCTCCTGCGCGGCCAGCCCATTCCGCGCGACGCGAGCTTCGTCGAGCAGCGGGCGGCGATGGAGAACCTGACGGCGCTGGCGCCGCCGCCGGAGGGCGTCACCTGCACCCCGTGCGAGGTCGGCGGCCGGCCGGCGGAGTGGGTGGGCGCCGCCGGCGCCGATCCGCAGCGGGCCCTGCTCTACCTGCACGGCGGCGGCTACTGCATCGGCTCGATCAACAGCCACCGCCTGCTCGCCGCCGACCTGTCGCGCGCCGCCGGCGTGCGCGCGCTGCTGCTCGACTATCGCCTGGCGCCCGAGCACCCGTTCCCGGCGGCGGTGGAGGACGCGGTGGCGGCCTACCGCTTTCTGCTCGACGCCGGCTTCGACCGGCGACGGCTCGCCATCGCCGGCGATTCCGCCGGCGGCGGCCTCGCCGCCGCAACGCTGCTCGCCCTGCGCGACCGCGACGTGCCGCTGCCGGCGGCGGCGGCGCTGCTGTCGCCGTGGCTGGACCTCAGCCAGTCCGGCGAGTCGATGACCAGCCGCGCGGCGCTCGATCCGATGGTGCAGCGCGACGGCCTGCAGCGCATGGCCGACGCCTACCTGGCCGGCGCCGATCCGCGGACGCCGCTCGCCTCGCCGCTGTTCGCCGACCTGCGCCACCTGCCGCCGCTGCTGCTGCACGTCGGCGGCGCCGAGACCCTGCTCGACGACGCGCGCCGCTTCGCCGCCCGCGCCAGCGCGGCCGGCGTCGACGCGACGCTCGAGGTGTGGGACGACATGATCCACGTGTGGCACGCCTTCGGCCTGCTGCCCGAGGCGCGCGCTGCGCAGGCGCGCATCGGCGAGTTCCTGCGCCGCCATCTCGGGTGA
- a CDS encoding glycoside hydrolase family 3 C-terminal domain-containing protein → MTDRVDDLLARMTLDEKLAQLGCVWSTQLVADDAFSLPRAKELLRHGTGHITRIGASTGLRPAESAAFANAIQRFLVEETRLGIPAIIHEESTAGFTARDATQFPQAIGLASTWNPALLEEVGAVIRAQMLAVGARQTLAPVLDIARDPRWGRTEETYGEDPYLASRLGVAYVRGVQGDDLARGVAATGKHFLGYGASEGGLNHAPAHLGPRELREVYARPFAAAIREAGLASVMNAYNEIDGLPCGGSRAILDELLRGELGFDGVVVADYYTTALLCAFHAVAADKGAAGRLALAAGLDVDLPQLDCFGEPLKAEVEAGRVALALVDRAVRRVLRLKVALGLFERPLVDAAAAPAVYQTPAQRALARRVAQQSIVLLKNDADLLPLSPSLARLAVIGPAADDVRLLQGDYSYPAHLEIIYQGGRRRPAADIAPRPDAVAFRPGPYFVPMITPLAGISAAVSPRTEVRHVAGCAITGDDDSGIAAAVAAARAAEVAVVCVGGRSGLRPECTSGEFRDASDLGLTGVQQRLVEAVVASGTPTVVVLVNGRVFALPWIAAHVPAIVEAWLPGEEGGGAIADVLFGAVNPSGRLPISMPRTVGQVPVYYGHKSGGGRSQMLGDYSDGPTTPLFPFGHGLSYTRFTYADLAIAPERADATAPIDIRCAISNAGPRAGEEVVQLYVRDVVARVTRPVMQLVGFARVGLEAGATRHVTFRLDPSQLAFFDEAMRCVVEPGDFDVLIGASAADIRLRGRFTIDGPERTLTIPDLVPTAVTCAG, encoded by the coding sequence ATGACGGATCGGGTGGACGACCTCCTGGCGCGGATGACGCTGGATGAGAAGCTCGCGCAGCTCGGCTGCGTCTGGTCGACGCAGCTCGTGGCCGACGACGCCTTCTCCCTGCCGCGGGCGAAAGAGCTGCTGCGCCACGGGACCGGCCACATCACGCGCATCGGCGCCTCGACCGGTCTGCGGCCGGCGGAGAGCGCCGCCTTCGCCAACGCCATCCAGCGCTTCCTGGTCGAGGAGACGCGGCTCGGCATCCCGGCCATCATCCACGAGGAATCGACCGCCGGCTTCACCGCCCGCGATGCCACCCAGTTCCCGCAGGCGATCGGCCTCGCCAGCACCTGGAACCCGGCGCTGCTCGAGGAGGTGGGGGCGGTGATCCGGGCACAGATGCTGGCGGTGGGGGCGCGGCAGACGCTGGCGCCGGTGCTCGACATCGCCCGCGACCCGCGCTGGGGGCGCACCGAGGAGACCTACGGCGAGGATCCGTACCTGGCCAGCCGCCTCGGCGTCGCCTACGTGCGCGGCGTGCAGGGCGACGACCTCGCCCGCGGCGTCGCCGCCACCGGCAAGCACTTCCTCGGCTACGGCGCCTCGGAGGGCGGCCTCAACCACGCGCCGGCGCACCTCGGACCGCGCGAGCTGCGCGAGGTCTACGCGCGGCCGTTCGCGGCGGCGATCCGCGAGGCGGGGCTGGCGTCGGTGATGAACGCCTACAACGAGATCGACGGCCTGCCCTGCGGCGGCTCGCGCGCCATCCTCGACGAGCTGCTGCGCGGCGAGCTCGGCTTCGACGGCGTGGTGGTCGCCGACTACTACACCACGGCGCTGCTCTGCGCCTTCCACGCCGTCGCCGCCGACAAGGGCGCCGCCGGGCGCCTGGCGCTGGCGGCGGGGCTCGACGTCGATCTGCCGCAGCTCGACTGCTTCGGCGAGCCGCTGAAGGCGGAGGTCGAAGCGGGCCGGGTGGCGCTGGCGCTGGTCGACCGCGCGGTGCGCCGGGTGCTGCGCCTGAAGGTCGCGCTCGGCCTCTTCGAGCGGCCGCTGGTCGATGCGGCGGCGGCGCCGGCGGTCTACCAGACGCCGGCGCAGCGGGCGCTGGCGCGCCGCGTCGCCCAGCAGTCGATCGTGCTGCTGAAGAACGACGCCGACCTGCTGCCGCTGTCGCCGTCGCTCGCCCGCCTCGCCGTCATCGGCCCCGCCGCCGACGACGTCCGCCTGCTGCAGGGCGATTACAGCTACCCGGCGCACCTCGAGATCATCTACCAGGGCGGCCGCCGCCGCCCGGCGGCCGACATCGCGCCGCGCCCCGACGCGGTCGCCTTCCGCCCCGGCCCCTACTTCGTGCCGATGATCACGCCGCTGGCGGGCATCAGCGCCGCGGTGAGCCCGCGCACCGAGGTGCGGCACGTCGCCGGCTGCGCGATCACCGGCGACGACGACAGCGGGATCGCCGCGGCGGTCGCGGCGGCGCGCGCCGCCGAGGTCGCGGTGGTGTGCGTCGGCGGCCGCTCCGGACTGCGACCGGAGTGCACCAGCGGCGAGTTCCGCGACGCCTCCGACCTCGGCCTCACCGGCGTGCAGCAACGGCTGGTCGAGGCGGTGGTCGCCAGCGGCACGCCCACCGTCGTCGTGCTGGTGAACGGCCGCGTCTTCGCGCTGCCCTGGATCGCGGCGCACGTGCCGGCGATCGTCGAGGCCTGGCTGCCCGGCGAAGAGGGCGGCGGCGCCATCGCCGACGTCCTCTTCGGCGCCGTCAATCCGTCCGGCCGGCTGCCGATCTCGATGCCGCGCACCGTCGGCCAGGTGCCGGTCTACTACGGCCACAAGTCGGGCGGCGGCCGCAGCCAGATGCTCGGCGATTACAGCGACGGCCCGACGACGCCGCTCTTCCCGTTCGGGCACGGGCTGTCGTACACGCGCTTCACCTACGCCGACCTCGCCATCGCGCCCGAGCGCGCCGACGCGACGGCGCCGATCGACATCCGCTGCGCGATCAGCAACGCCGGCCCGCGCGCCGGCGAGGAGGTGGTGCAGCTCTACGTCCGCGACGTCGTCGCCCGGGTCACCCGGCCGGTGATGCAACTGGTCGGCTTCGCCCGCGTCGGCCTGGAGGCGGGCGCCACCCGACACGTCACCTTCCGCCTCGACCCCAGTCAGCTCGCCTTCTTCGACGAGGCGATGCGCTGCGTCGTCGAACCCGGCGACTTCGACGTGCTGATCGGCGCCTCGGCCGCCGACATCCGCCTGCGCGGCCGCTTCACCATCGACGGCCCCGAACGGACCCTGACCATCCCGGACCTGGTCCCCACCGCCGTGACCTGCGCCGGCTGA
- a CDS encoding putative urea ABC transporter substrate-binding protein, which produces MLALLGGGTARAEEKKQFTLAWTIYAGWMPWPYAADAGIVKKWADKYGIGIDVVQVNDYVESINQYTAGKFDAVTVTNMDTLTIPAAGGVDTTVVIVGDYSNGNDGIVLKDGKTLADIKGRKVNLVELSVSHYLLARGLASVKMSERDVKTVNTSDADIVSAAASPDVNALVTWNPQLSEVVKMPKMTEVFSSKQIPGEILDLAVVHSETLKDNPSFAKALVGAWFETLALMAKNDDAGKAARSAMAKLSGTDLAGYDAQLATTAMYYEPKAAVAFTNSPELIRSMDLVRTFSFEHGLLGEGAKTKDAVGIAFPGDKTLGDAKNIKMRFTSQYMQMAADGKL; this is translated from the coding sequence ATGCTGGCGCTGCTCGGCGGCGGCACGGCGCGGGCGGAGGAGAAGAAGCAGTTCACCCTCGCCTGGACGATCTACGCCGGCTGGATGCCGTGGCCCTACGCCGCCGACGCCGGCATCGTGAAGAAATGGGCCGACAAGTACGGCATCGGCATCGACGTCGTGCAGGTCAACGACTACGTCGAGTCGATCAACCAGTACACCGCCGGCAAGTTCGACGCGGTGACGGTCACCAACATGGACACGCTGACGATTCCGGCCGCCGGCGGGGTCGACACCACGGTGGTGATCGTCGGCGACTACTCGAATGGCAACGACGGCATCGTGCTCAAGGACGGCAAGACGCTCGCCGACATCAAGGGCCGCAAGGTCAATCTGGTCGAGCTGTCGGTGTCGCACTACCTCCTCGCCCGCGGCCTGGCGAGCGTGAAGATGAGCGAGCGCGACGTGAAGACGGTCAACACCTCCGACGCCGACATCGTCTCCGCCGCGGCGTCGCCTGACGTCAACGCGCTCGTCACCTGGAACCCGCAACTGAGCGAAGTGGTCAAGATGCCGAAGATGACCGAGGTGTTCTCGTCGAAGCAGATCCCGGGCGAGATCCTCGATCTCGCCGTCGTCCACAGCGAGACGCTCAAGGACAATCCCAGCTTCGCCAAGGCGCTGGTCGGCGCCTGGTTCGAGACGCTGGCGCTGATGGCGAAGAACGACGACGCCGGCAAGGCGGCGCGCAGCGCGATGGCCAAGCTCTCGGGCACCGACCTCGCCGGCTACGATGCCCAGCTCGCGACCACCGCGATGTACTACGAGCCGAAGGCCGCCGTCGCGTTCACCAACAGCCCCGAGCTGATCAGGTCGATGGACCTGGTGCGCACCTTCTCCTTCGAGCACGGCCTGCTCGGCGAGGGCGCCAAGACCAAGGACGCCGTCGGCATCGCCTTCCCCGGCGACAAGACGCTCGGCGACGCCAAGAACATCAAGATGCGCTTCACCAGCCAGTACATGCAGATGGCCGCGGACGGGAAGCTGTAA
- a CDS encoding ABC transporter permease gives MARRLINRRLDRLGLVTLGLAPFLLLVALYAGASALRHAENDGDKLLPTGTAFVDAVRRVAIEPDARTGDVLLWADSAASLRRLALGLLVATTLGMIVGVATGLIPYVRAGLSPLVAVASMVPPMALLPILFIVFGLGELSKVVLIVIGISPFMMRDLALRIEELPNEQLVKAQTLGLSSWHIVTRVVVPQMLPRLLDGLRLSLGPAWLFLISAEAIAAEVGLGYRIFLVRRYLAMDVIIPYVAWITTLAFLMDLTLRALNRRAFPWLYVGREA, from the coding sequence ATGGCGCGCCGCCTGATCAACCGCCGCCTCGACCGCCTCGGGCTGGTCACGCTCGGGCTGGCGCCGTTCCTGTTGCTGGTCGCGCTCTATGCCGGGGCGTCGGCGCTGCGGCACGCGGAGAACGACGGCGACAAGCTGCTGCCCACCGGGACGGCGTTCGTCGATGCGGTGCGGCGGGTGGCGATCGAGCCGGACGCGCGCACCGGCGACGTGCTGCTGTGGGCGGACAGCGCGGCGAGCCTGCGGCGACTGGCGCTCGGCCTGCTGGTGGCGACCACGCTGGGGATGATCGTCGGCGTCGCCACCGGCCTGATCCCCTACGTGCGCGCCGGCCTGTCGCCGCTGGTCGCCGTCGCCTCGATGGTCCCGCCGATGGCGCTGCTGCCGATCCTCTTCATCGTCTTCGGCCTCGGCGAGCTGTCGAAGGTGGTGCTGATCGTCATCGGCATCTCGCCCTTCATGATGCGCGACCTCGCCCTGCGCATCGAGGAGCTGCCGAACGAGCAGCTCGTCAAGGCGCAGACGCTCGGCCTCTCGTCGTGGCACATCGTCACCCGCGTCGTCGTGCCGCAGATGCTGCCGCGCCTGCTCGACGGGCTGCGCCTGTCGCTCGGCCCCGCCTGGCTGTTCCTCATCTCGGCCGAGGCGATCGCCGCCGAGGTCGGGCTCGGCTATCGGATCTTCCTGGTGCGGCGCTATCTGGCGATGGACGTCATCATCCCCTACGTGGCGTGGATCACGACGCTCGCCTTCCTCATGGATCTGACCCTGCGCGCCCTCAACCGCCGCGCCTTCCCCTGGCTCTACGTCGGACGCGAGGCCTGA
- a CDS encoding ABC transporter ATP-binding protein, with protein MSTVSVRNLWKTYDGQVVLERINLEVGAHAFVSMVGPSGCGKTTFLRLLLSQETPSRGEILLDGAPLAPEPTPDRGVVFQRYSVFPHLTVLENVALGLEVEHSPLLGRLFGAARRAVFARCREMLDHVGLHGAADKYPAQLSGGMQQRLAIAQTLVKRPALLLLDEPFGALDPGIRADMHVLMRRLFDETGMTVFMVTHDLREAFQLGTRVLAFDRHRTREEEREAYGATIMFDLPLDRDRRRREAEREIAARLAAAHASQDDLARDAEPHAGLHLGTTRRSPVLAGGH; from the coding sequence ATGAGCACCGTGTCCGTCCGCAACCTCTGGAAGACCTACGACGGCCAGGTGGTGCTCGAACGCATCAACCTCGAGGTCGGCGCGCACGCGTTCGTCTCGATGGTCGGCCCGTCCGGCTGCGGCAAGACCACCTTCCTGCGCCTGCTCCTCAGCCAGGAGACGCCGAGCAGGGGCGAGATCCTGCTCGACGGCGCGCCGCTGGCGCCCGAGCCGACGCCCGACCGCGGCGTCGTCTTCCAGCGCTACTCCGTGTTCCCGCACCTGACGGTGCTCGAGAACGTCGCCCTCGGGCTCGAGGTCGAACACTCGCCCCTGCTCGGCCGCCTCTTCGGCGCCGCCCGCCGCGCGGTGTTCGCCCGCTGCCGCGAGATGCTCGACCACGTCGGGCTGCACGGCGCCGCCGACAAGTACCCGGCGCAGCTCTCCGGCGGCATGCAGCAGCGCCTCGCCATCGCCCAGACGCTGGTCAAGCGGCCGGCGCTGCTGCTGCTCGACGAGCCGTTCGGCGCCCTCGATCCCGGCATCCGCGCCGACATGCACGTCCTCATGCGCCGCCTCTTCGACGAGACCGGCATGACGGTGTTCATGGTCACCCACGACCTGCGCGAGGCCTTCCAACTCGGCACGCGCGTCCTCGCCTTCGACCGCCATCGCACCCGCGAAGAAGAGCGCGAGGCCTACGGCGCGACGATCATGTTCGACCTTCCGCTCGACCGCGACCGGCGTCGCCGCGAGGCCGAGCGCGAGATCGCGGCGCGGCTCGCCGCCGCCCACGCCAGCCAGGACGACCTGGCGCGCGATGCGGAGCCCCACGCCGGGCTCCACCTCGGGACGACCCGACGTTCCCCCGTCCTCGCCGGCGGGCATTGA
- a CDS encoding urea carboxylase-associated family protein: protein MRVRTLASPRLAADAVFRHVIPAGDYWLHQVREGQALRIVDLEGNQSADTLFYAAADPAERYSAVDTLRAQHNIYLGVGTPLRSTAGRVMLEIVADTVGRHDTLGGACATESNTVRYALEKKTMHACRDSWLLAVGERPEVGIGKRDFGPNINFFMNVPVTPDGGLTFADGVSGPGQYVEMRAAMDVWVLISNCPQLNNPCNAYNPTPIEVLIFDS from the coding sequence CTGCGCGTCCGCACGCTCGCCAGCCCGCGCCTCGCCGCGGACGCCGTCTTCCGCCACGTCATCCCCGCCGGCGACTACTGGCTGCACCAGGTGCGCGAGGGCCAGGCGCTGCGCATCGTCGACCTCGAGGGCAACCAGTCCGCCGATACCCTCTTCTACGCCGCCGCCGATCCGGCGGAGCGCTACAGCGCCGTCGACACGCTGCGCGCGCAGCACAACATCTACCTCGGCGTCGGCACGCCGCTGCGCTCGACCGCCGGCCGCGTCATGCTGGAGATCGTCGCCGACACCGTCGGCCGCCACGACACCCTCGGCGGCGCCTGCGCCACCGAGTCGAACACCGTCCGCTACGCGCTCGAGAAGAAGACCATGCACGCCTGCCGCGATAGCTGGCTGCTCGCCGTCGGCGAACGCCCGGAGGTGGGCATCGGCAAGCGCGATTTCGGCCCCAACATCAATTTCTTCATGAACGTCCCGGTGACGCCCGACGGCGGCCTCACGTTCGCCGACGGCGTCTCCGGACCCGGCCAGTACGTCGAGATGAGGGCGGCGATGGACGTGTGGGTGCTGATCTCCAACTGCCCGCAGCTCAACAACCCCTGCAACGCCTACAATCCAACGCCGATCGAGGTGCTGATCTTCGATTCCTGA